DNA from Kitasatospora acidiphila:
GCATGGACGCAGGAGGAGCCGTATGACCGTGACCGCCGGCCGTTGGACCAACTGGGCGGGCAACCAGAGCGCCGAGCCCAGCCGGGTGGTCACCCCGGCCTCCACCGAGGAGCTGGCGGAGGCGGTCAAGCAGGCCGGCGCCGAGGGCCGCACCGTCAAGGCGGTCGGCTCCGGGCACTCCTTCACCGCGATCGCCGCCGCCGGCGACGGCGTGCTGGTCCGCCCCGAGGGCCTGACCGCGGTGCGCGAACTGGACCGGCAGGCCGGCACCGTGACGGTGGAGTCCGGCCTGCCGCTGGCCAAGCTGAACCGGCTGCTGGCCGCCGCCGGCCTGTCGCTGACCAACATGGGCGACATCGAGGTGCAGACGGTGGCCGGCGCCACCAGCACCGGCACCCATGGCACCGGGCGCGACTCCGGCTCGCTGGCCGCGCAGATCCGGGCCCTGGAGATCGTGCTCGCCGACGGCTCGGTGCACCGCTGCTCCGCCACCGAGGAGCCGGAGCTGTTCCAGGGCGCCCGGCTGGGCCTGGGCGCCCTCGGCGCGGTCAGCGCGATCACCTTCGGGGTGGAGCCGGCCTTCCTGCTCACCGCGCACGAGGCGCCGATGACCTTCGACCAGGTGCTCGCCGACTTCGACCGGCTCACCCAGGTCAACGAGCACTTCGAGTTCTACTGGTTCCCGCACACCGACCGGTGCAGCACCAAGCGGAACAACCGCAGCCAGGGGCCGGCCGCGCCGCTGCCGCCGTTCAAGGCCTGGCTGGAGGACGACTTCCTCTCCAACACGGTCTGGGAGGGGGCCTGCCGGGTCGGCCGGGCGTTCCCGAGCAGCATCCCGGCCATCGCCGCGGCGGCCAGCCGGGCCTGGTCGGAGCGCAGTTACACCGACGTCGCCTACAAGGTGTTCACCAGCCCGCGCAAGGTGCGCTTCATCGAGATGGAGTACGCCGTGCCGCGCGAGACGGCGGTGCCGGTGCTGCGCGAGCTGAAGCGGCTGGTGGAGCGGAGCGACTGGAGGATCAGCTTCCCGGTC
Protein-coding regions in this window:
- a CDS encoding D-arabinono-1,4-lactone oxidase → MTVTAGRWTNWAGNQSAEPSRVVTPASTEELAEAVKQAGAEGRTVKAVGSGHSFTAIAAAGDGVLVRPEGLTAVRELDRQAGTVTVESGLPLAKLNRLLAAAGLSLTNMGDIEVQTVAGATSTGTHGTGRDSGSLAAQIRALEIVLADGSVHRCSATEEPELFQGARLGLGALGAVSAITFGVEPAFLLTAHEAPMTFDQVLADFDRLTQVNEHFEFYWFPHTDRCSTKRNNRSQGPAAPLPPFKAWLEDDFLSNTVWEGACRVGRAFPSSIPAIAAAASRAWSERSYTDVAYKVFTSPRKVRFIEMEYAVPRETAVPVLRELKRLVERSDWRISFPVEVRCAPADDLWLSTASGRDTVYIAVHLYRGTAERGYFTEVERLMTAHQGRPHWGKLHTRDAEYLAAVYPRFGDFTALRDRVDPERRFANAYLRRVLGD